In the Naumovozyma dairenensis CBS 421 chromosome 4, complete genome genome, one interval contains:
- the HSV2 gene encoding phosphatidylinositol-3,5-bisphosphate binding protein HSV2 (similar to Saccharomyces cerevisiae HSV2 (YGR223C); ancestral locus Anc_5.105), producing MNIKHPLDDTKGHTSNKPQFLHVNFNQDDSCFSCALEDGFRIYNTNPLQVKLTKKFTINTNTKTFPSKVNGTGIGYTRMLYRTNYIALLGGGTNPKYPMNKLIIWDDLLRKESMVLKFMSIIKEVYLSRSFIIVQFDKHFEIYNFKQNPKKLFLNKNFEIKLGSNIDFKVSNINASIVQNALAFVPPRTRGQIQIARISSPSNDSARSDDSDVDEDFPTLIIKAHKSDIRLIKLNHQGTMIASCSEKGTIIRIFSTHNGSLIKEFRRGIDSVEIYDMEFSPKGNKLAIISDKQTLHIFQVYDHNNQFNKIHRLEKSNWGNWNKNLNLKYFDSVWSMCSIHLQNPKLLLSKPRNNSISDHHTNNTSGKNNLIDLEFEKDRCKIGWCNNSTQTSRNSVRDGKSSKDYRISDDADDDNDNDNDEEDSLVLVWKDCGIWEKYVILEKDVSTTAATVSNKDNHYSVNESLRTENHNNNINE from the coding sequence AAGATGATTCCTGTTTTAGTTGTGCCTTGGAAGATGGGTTCCGAATCTACAATACTAATCCGTTACAAGTCAAACTAACGAAAAAATTTACgataaatacaaatacaaagaCTTTCCCATCAAAGGTTAATGGAACTGGAATTGGTTATACTCGAATGTTATACAGAACAAATTATATTGCATTACTGGGAGGCGGCACGAATCCTAAATATCCaatgaataaattgatCATATGGGATGATCTCTTGAGGAAGGAAAGTATGGTATTGAAGTTCATGTCGATCATCAAAGAAGTATATTTATCGAGATCATTTATTATCGttcaatttgataaacATTTTGAgatttataattttaaaCAGAATCCgaaaaaattgtttcttaataagaattttgaaattaaattgggttcaaatattgattttaaagTTTCAAATATCAATGCTTCAATCGTACAAAATGCATTGGCATTTGTTCCTCCAAGGACAAGGGgacaaattcaaattgcAAGAATTTCATCACCTTCTAATGATAGTGCACGTTCTGATGATTCtgatgttgatgaagattttcCCACTTTAATCATTAAAGCTCATAAATCAGATATTAGATTGATCAAGTTAAACCATCAAGGGACTATGATAGCAAGTTGTTCTGAAAAGGGTACGATAATAAGAATCTTTAGTACGCATAATGGTAGTTTAATCAAAGAATTTAGAAGAGGTATAGATTCAGTGGAGATTTATGATATGGAGTTCTCACCAAAGGGGAATAAATTAGCTATAATATCTGATAAACAAACATTACATATCTTCCAAGTATATGatcataataatcaattcaataagATTCATAGATTAGAAAAAAGTAATTGGGGGAATtggaataaaaatttaaatttaaaatactTTGATTCGGTTTGGTCGATGTGTAGTATTCATTTACAAAatccaaaattattattatcaaaaccaagaaataatagtatTAGTGATCATCACACGAATAATACAAGTGGAaagaataatttaattgatttagaatttgaaaaagataGATGTAAAATTGGTTGGTGTAATAACTCAACTCAAACTAGTCGAAACAGTGTTCGAGATGGCAAAAGCAGTAAAGATTACAGAATATctgatgatgctgatgatgataatgataatgataacgaCGAAGAGGATAGCTTAGTTCTAGTTTGGAAAGATTGTGGCATATGGGAAAAGTATGTAATTTTAGAGAAGGATGTATCCACAACAGCTGCTACTGTATCCAATAAAGATAATCACTACTCAGTCAATGAAAGTTTAAGGACAGagaatcataataataatattaatgaataa